The following is a genomic window from Pseudomonas lurida.
CAACACCAACAGGAAGTGTTCACTGCGTACATGCAGGAAGGTTTCCGAACCGCTGATCTCCGCGACCTCCACGGTGACGGCCAGCTCCAGGTCGTCATCGTTGCTCGGCACCAGGCTGATGTGGCTGGGGCGTACGCCGAACCGGAACTCGCCTTCGCCGATGGGGCGCAGGTCGACGTTCAGCGGGAAGTGCACGAAATTGGCGAAGCTGACTTCATTGCCGCTGATACGCCCCGGCATCAGGTTGATGGGCGGCTCGGAAAACAGCTCGGCGGCCAGCACGGTCTGCGGCTGGTGATAAACCTCCGCCGCCTTGCCACTCTGGATCACCCGGCCTTCGTGCAGGATGGTGGTGGTGCCACCCAGGGCCAAGGCTTCGTTGGGCTCGGTGGTGGCGTAGATGGCGATGGTATGGCGCGCGGCGAACAACTCGCGCATTTCCTGGCGCAGTTCTTCGCGCAATTTGTAGTCCAGGTTTACCAGCGGTTCATCGAACAGGATCAGTTCGGCATCCTTGACCAGCGCGCGGGCCATGGCCGTGCGTTGCTGCTGGCCGCCCGAGAGTTCCAGCGGATGACGCTGCAGGAACTTCTCGATGCGCAGCATCTTCGCGGTTTCCAGCACCTTGCTCTGGATCAGCTCGTTGGATACACCGGCCTGGCGCAAGGGCGAGGCGATGTTCTCGAACACGGTCATGGTCGGGTAGTTGATGAACTGCTGATACACCATCGACACGTTGCGCAGGCGCACCGGTTTTTGCGTGACATCCACACCGTTCATCAGGATGCGGCCGCTGTCGGGCTTGTCCAGCCCGGCCATCAGGCGCATCAGGCTGGTCTTGCCGGACAGGGTGCGGCCGAGCAGGACGTTGAAGGAGCCGGCTTCGAAACGCAGGT
Proteins encoded in this region:
- a CDS encoding ABC transporter ATP-binding protein, translating into MSLTLEHVSRVVEGQTWIDDANLRFEAGSFNVLLGRTLSGKTSLMRLMAGLDKPDSGRILMNGVDVTQKPVRLRNVSMVYQQFINYPTMTVFENIASPLRQAGVSNELIQSKVLETAKMLRIEKFLQRHPLELSGGQQQRTAMARALVKDAELILFDEPLVNLDYKLREELRQEMRELFAARHTIAIYATTEPNEALALGGTTTILHEGRVIQSGKAAEVYHQPQTVLAAELFSEPPINLMPGRISGNEVSFANFVHFPLNVDLRPIGEGEFRFGVRPSHISLVPSNDDDLELAVTVEVAEISGSETFLHVRSEHFLLVLHLPGVHEYDVDAPIRVYIPTHKLFVFDGQGRLVQAPGRRVARVA